The following coding sequences lie in one Drosophila sulfurigaster albostrigata strain 15112-1811.04 chromosome 2R, ASM2355843v2, whole genome shotgun sequence genomic window:
- the LOC133837256 gene encoding phytanoyl-CoA dioxygenase domain-containing protein 1, producing the protein MHNKILDEFNENGYLVIEDFLTPEEVDTLYQAGRTLCLDAPQSNRKIFSTLKAEDAHSKELYFMESGDKVRYFFEQGAVGDEGELIVDPMIALNKVGHALHVEHPTFNAVTFSNRVREICWQLNYNRPAVCQSMYIYKNSGIGGEVTPHQDSWFLHTEPNSAVGFWFALEDCTLQNGCLQFIKGSHKSGVHRRYLRNPDKDASELMIYDRAAPIYPKSSFTPLQVSKGTCIVIHGNVVHKSEPNRSQKSRHAYTFHVIETENNVKYSEGNWLQAPQDKPFPLLFERKA; encoded by the exons ttcAACGAGAATGGCTACCTTGTAATAGAAGACTTTTTAACTCCCGAAGAGGTAGACACTCTATATCAGGCAGGACGCACTCTCTGCTTGGATGCGCCCCAGTCGAAtcgaaaaatatttagtaCTCTCAAAGCAGAAGATGCTCACAGTAAAGAGCTGTACTTCATGGAATCTGGCGACAAGGTTCGCTACTTCTTCGAGCAGGGCGCAGTCGGTGATGAGGGTGAGTTGATCGTGGATCCGATGATTGCACTTAATAAAGTGGGACACGCACTGCATGTGGAGCATCCAACTTTCAATGCCGTAACCTTTAGCAATCGAGTGCGAGAGATTTGCTGGCAGTTAAATTATAATCGCCCTGCTGTATGCCAGAGCATGTATATTTACAAGAATTCTGGCATTGGCGGTGAGGTGACACCGCATCAGGACTCTTGGTTCCTTCACACAGAGCCCAACTCCGCGGTGGGATTCTGGTTTGCGCTCGAAGACTGTACGCTTCAGAATGGCTGCCTACAGTTCATAAAGGGTTCTCACAAGAGTGGGGTACATCGACGTTACCTCCGCAATCCCGACAAGGATGCCAGCGAGCTGATGATATACGATCGCGCGGCGCCTATTTATCCGAAGTCCAGCTTTACACCTCTACAAGTCAGTAAAG GCACATGCATAGTTATCCATGGCAATGTGGTGCACAAAAGCGAGCCAAATCGCTCACAGAAGAGTCGCCATGCTTATACCTTCCACGTAATAGAGACTGAGAATAATGTCAAGTATTCGGAGGGCAACTGGTTACAAGCGCCTCAAGATAAGCCCTTCCCTTTGCTGTTTGAACGCAAGGCTTAG